One genomic window of Roseateles sp. DAIF2 includes the following:
- the mfd gene encoding transcription-repair coupling factor: MQLPLIAPGKKFNQPRPPGSADALLLARYCRQQLAAGRLTAIVTAEPADTQRLEDELKFFAPELRVAVFPDWETLPYDTFSPHQDLISERLATLWRLLQGQGKPVAEREVDVVLLPASTALVRLAPASFLAATTFNFKQKQRLDEASLKSQLTLGGYTHVSQVVSPGEYAVRGGLIDLFPMGSPVPYRVDLFGDEVDSIRTFDPDSQRSLYPVPEVRLLPGREFPMDEAARQAFRARWREKMDGDPTRSRIYKDMAQGIATAGIEFYLPIFFEQTASIFDFVGADAALALHGEVDEALSRFWTDTRERHRFLQHDPERPILPPEEIFLKVEEFFGLTHPHPVLALRGNEPVDYARPLPDVSVERGAQEPLARLAAHLQSTPHRVLLLAESEGRRESLLELLRDNRIDPPSVKDLAEFEADTSEKFAITAAPLAAGFFWHEPEDGRAIQLFTETELFATTPTTRRRRKQEQVSDVNALIKDLSELKVGDPVVHSNHGIGRYQGLINIDLGDGASEFLHLEYADKATLYVPVAQLHLISRYTGVSAEEAPLHKLGSGQWEKAKRKAAEQVRDTAAELLNLYARRAAREGFAFRYSPHDYEAFAASFGFEETPDQRAAIHAVIQDMISPKPMDRLVCGDVGFGKTEVALRAAFVAVMGGKQVALLAPTTLLAEQHYQNIADRFGKWPVKVAEMSRFRSAKEIKVAMEGLADGSIDIVIGTHKLISGDVRFKRLGLMIIDEEHRFGVRHKEAMKAMRAEVDVLTLTATPIPRTLGMALEGLRDLSVIATAPQRRLAIKTFVRTEMSGVIREAVLRELKRGGQVYFLHNEVETIENRKQKLEELLPEARIVVAHGQMPERELERVMREFVGGKHNVLLCSTIIETGIDVPSANTIIISRADKFGLAQLHQLRGRVGRSHHQAYAYLMVPDVEGLTKQAAQRLEAIQAMEELGSGFYLAMHDLEIRGAGEVLGENQSGNMMEVGFQLYNDMLSQAVRDLKAGREPDLLSPLSATTEINLHAPALLPDAYCGDVHQRLSLYKRLATAEKSEQIDAMLEEITDRFGKLPAQGQTLFDTHRLRVLAKPYGVLKIDAAPTVMNINFRPNPPIDAMRVIELVQKNRNIKLVGNDKLRIDKALSDPKDRAQAIREVLRLLGQPIKQD; the protein is encoded by the coding sequence ATGCAGCTGCCCCTGATCGCCCCCGGAAAGAAATTCAATCAGCCGCGCCCGCCCGGCTCGGCCGATGCGCTGCTGCTGGCCCGCTATTGCCGCCAGCAGCTGGCCGCCGGCCGGCTGACCGCCATCGTCACCGCCGAGCCGGCCGACACGCAGCGGCTGGAGGACGAGCTGAAGTTCTTCGCGCCGGAGCTGCGCGTGGCCGTCTTCCCCGATTGGGAGACCCTGCCCTACGACACCTTCAGCCCGCACCAGGACCTGATCTCCGAGCGCCTGGCCACCCTGTGGCGCCTGCTGCAGGGCCAGGGCAAGCCGGTGGCCGAGCGCGAGGTCGACGTGGTGCTGCTGCCCGCCAGCACCGCCCTGGTGCGCCTGGCGCCCGCCAGCTTCCTGGCCGCCACCACCTTCAATTTCAAGCAGAAGCAGCGCCTGGACGAGGCCTCGCTGAAGAGCCAGCTGACCCTGGGCGGCTACACCCATGTCAGCCAGGTCGTGTCGCCCGGCGAATACGCGGTACGCGGCGGCCTGATCGACCTGTTCCCGATGGGCTCGCCGGTGCCCTACCGCGTGGACCTGTTCGGCGACGAGGTCGATTCGATCCGCACCTTCGACCCCGACAGCCAGCGCAGCCTCTACCCGGTGCCCGAGGTACGGCTGCTGCCGGGCCGCGAGTTCCCGATGGACGAGGCGGCGCGCCAGGCCTTCCGCGCACGCTGGCGCGAGAAGATGGACGGCGACCCGACAAGATCGCGCATTTACAAGGACATGGCCCAGGGCATCGCGACCGCGGGCATCGAGTTCTATCTGCCGATCTTCTTCGAGCAGACCGCGTCGATCTTCGATTTCGTCGGCGCTGACGCCGCGCTGGCCCTGCATGGCGAGGTGGATGAGGCGCTGAGCCGCTTCTGGACCGATACGCGCGAGCGCCATCGCTTCCTGCAGCATGACCCTGAGCGGCCGATCCTGCCGCCCGAGGAGATCTTCCTGAAGGTGGAGGAGTTCTTCGGCCTGACGCATCCGCACCCGGTCCTGGCCTTGCGCGGCAACGAGCCGGTGGACTATGCGCGGCCGTTGCCCGATGTCTCGGTCGAGCGCGGCGCGCAGGAACCGCTGGCGCGCCTGGCCGCGCATCTGCAGTCAACCCCGCACCGCGTGCTGCTGCTGGCCGAGAGCGAGGGCCGGCGCGAGAGCCTGCTGGAGCTGCTGCGCGACAACAGGATCGACCCGCCCTCGGTCAAGGACCTGGCCGAGTTCGAGGCCGACACCAGCGAGAAATTCGCGATCACCGCCGCGCCGCTTGCCGCCGGCTTCTTCTGGCATGAACCGGAGGATGGCCGGGCTATCCAGCTGTTCACCGAGACCGAACTCTTTGCGACCACGCCGACCACGCGCCGGCGGCGCAAGCAGGAGCAGGTCAGCGACGTCAATGCGCTGATCAAGGACCTGTCCGAGCTGAAGGTCGGCGATCCGGTGGTGCACAGCAACCATGGCATCGGCCGCTACCAGGGCCTGATCAATATCGACCTGGGCGACGGTGCTTCGGAGTTCCTCCACCTGGAATATGCCGACAAGGCCACGCTCTATGTGCCGGTGGCCCAGCTGCACCTGATCAGCCGCTACACCGGCGTCAGCGCCGAGGAAGCGCCGCTGCACAAGCTGGGTTCCGGCCAGTGGGAGAAGGCCAAGCGCAAGGCGGCCGAGCAGGTGCGCGACACCGCGGCCGAGTTGCTGAACCTCTACGCCCGCCGCGCCGCGCGCGAGGGCTTTGCCTTCCGCTACTCGCCGCACGACTACGAGGCCTTCGCCGCCAGTTTCGGCTTCGAGGAGACGCCCGACCAGCGCGCCGCGATCCATGCGGTGATCCAGGACATGATCAGCCCGAAGCCGATGGACCGCCTGGTCTGCGGCGATGTGGGCTTCGGCAAGACCGAGGTGGCGCTGCGTGCCGCCTTTGTCGCGGTGATGGGCGGCAAGCAGGTCGCCCTGCTGGCGCCGACCACCCTGCTGGCCGAGCAGCATTACCAGAACATCGCGGACCGCTTCGGCAAATGGCCGGTCAAGGTGGCCGAGATGAGCCGCTTCCGCTCGGCCAAGGAGATCAAGGTCGCGATGGAGGGCCTGGCCGACGGCTCGATCGACATCGTGATCGGCACCCACAAGCTGATCTCGGGCGACGTCAGGTTCAAGCGCCTGGGCCTGATGATCATCGACGAGGAACACCGCTTCGGCGTGCGCCACAAGGAGGCGATGAAGGCGATGCGCGCCGAGGTCGACGTGCTGACCCTGACCGCCACGCCGATCCCGCGCACCCTGGGCATGGCGCTGGAAGGCCTGCGCGACCTCAGCGTGATCGCCACCGCGCCGCAGCGCCGCCTGGCGATCAAGACCTTTGTGCGCACCGAAATGAGCGGCGTGATCCGCGAGGCGGTGCTGCGCGAGTTGAAACGCGGCGGCCAGGTCTACTTCCTGCACAACGAGGTCGAGACTATCGAGAACCGCAAGCAAAAGCTCGAGGAGCTGCTGCCGGAGGCGCGCATCGTCGTCGCCCATGGTCAGATGCCCGAGCGCGAGCTGGAGCGGGTGATGCGCGAGTTCGTCGGCGGCAAGCACAACGTCCTGCTGTGCTCGACCATCATCGAGACCGGCATCGACGTGCCGAGCGCCAACACCATCATCATCAGCCGCGCCGACAAGTTCGGCCTGGCCCAGCTGCACCAGCTGCGCGGCCGCGTCGGCCGTTCGCACCATCAGGCTTATGCCTATCTGATGGTGCCCGATGTGGAGGGGCTGACCAAGCAGGCCGCCCAGCGCCTGGAAGCGATCCAGGCCATGGAGGAGCTGGGCTCGGGCTTTTACCTCGCCATGCACGACCTGGAGATCCGCGGCGCCGGCGAGGTGCTGGGCGAGAACCAGAGCGGCAACATGATGGAGGTGGGCTTCCAGCTCTACAACGACATGCTGTCGCAGGCCGTGCGCGACCTGAAGGCCGGCCGCGAGCCGGACCTGCTCAGCCCCCTGTCCGCCACCACCGAGATCAATCTGCATGCCCCGGCCCTGCTGCCCGACGCCTATTGCGGCGATGTGCACCAGCGCCTGTCGCTCTACAAGCGCCTGGCCACGGCCGAGAAGAGCGAGCAGATCGACGCAATGCTGGAGGAGATCACCGACCGCTTCGGCAAGCTGCCGGCGCAGGGGCAGACCCTGTTCGACACGCACCGCCTGCGCGTGCTGGCCAAGCCCTATGGCGTCTTGAAGATCGACGCCGCGCCGACCGTGATGAACATCAACTTCCGCCCGAATCCGCCGATCGACGCGATGCGCGTGATCGAGCTGGTGCAGAAGAACCGCAACATCAAGCTGGTCGGCAACGACAAGCTGCGCATCGACAAGGCGCTGTCCGACCCCAAGGACCGCGCACAAGCCATCCGCGAGGTGCTGCGGCTCCTCGGCCAACCGATCAAGCAGGACTGA
- the serB gene encoding phosphoserine phosphatase SerB produces the protein MQDPTLVIQGFTPPLRLADFRIAAFDMDSTLINIECIDEIAAAAGRKTEVAAITEAAMRGEITDFKDSLRRRLALLKGVPKSALEQVLLTRLQFNPGARELCAALKAAGCKLVLVSGGFTFFTRFVAAELGMDYVRSNELEFDAQGALTGGLVMQPWGEICDGEEKRRMLLACCAEIGADAKTQAIAVGDGANDLLMMGAAALSVAYHAKPKVREQAMVAINEGGLDRLLTLLR, from the coding sequence ATGCAAGACCCGACCCTCGTGATCCAGGGCTTCACGCCCCCGCTGCGACTGGCCGATTTCCGCATCGCGGCCTTCGACATGGACTCGACCCTGATCAATATCGAATGCATCGACGAGATCGCCGCCGCCGCGGGCCGCAAGACCGAGGTCGCCGCGATCACCGAGGCGGCGATGCGCGGCGAGATCACCGACTTCAAGGACAGCCTGCGTCGCCGCCTGGCGCTGCTCAAGGGCGTGCCGAAATCGGCGCTGGAGCAGGTCCTGTTGACGAGGCTGCAGTTCAACCCCGGTGCGCGCGAGCTCTGCGCCGCGCTGAAGGCCGCCGGATGCAAGCTGGTGCTGGTCTCGGGCGGCTTCACCTTCTTCACCCGCTTCGTCGCGGCCGAGCTGGGCATGGACTACGTGCGCAGCAACGAGCTGGAGTTCGACGCGCAGGGCGCGCTGACCGGCGGCCTGGTGATGCAGCCCTGGGGCGAGATCTGCGACGGCGAGGAGAAGCGCCGCATGCTGCTGGCCTGCTGCGCCGAGATCGGCGCGGACGCGAAGACCCAGGCGATCGCGGTCGGCGACGGCGCCAACGACCTCTTGATGATGGGTGCCGCCGCGCTGTCGGTGGCCTACCACGCCAAGCCCAAGGTGCGGGAGCAGGCGATGGTCGCGATCAACGAGGGCGGTCTGGATCGGCTGC